From a single Bacillus gobiensis genomic region:
- a CDS encoding YitT family protein — MKTIYKDILLIIVGAFLVAASIDFFVIPNKLGDGSTVGIALVLYYLFHIPTSVSTFIVNLIFIALAYKFLTKKTILYTVLGTIMTSVFLSIVSFIPFAVHDMILGIVFGAVLMGTGLALIFIAEGSTGGTTLLAYLLNYTKGYNISKSMFYMDSVIILASVFAIGINNTLYTFIFVYLSAKIVDLVIEGFHNKKAMTIMSDKYEEIAQVITSEFGNAATIFYGYGYYVNKDKRIIYVVIKKNELLKIKKNVQKIDPASFIVIHEVKEVVGGKFGFAGYPSINKGR; from the coding sequence TTGAAAACAATTTATAAAGATATCCTTTTAATTATTGTTGGAGCATTTCTTGTTGCTGCTTCTATTGATTTTTTTGTGATCCCAAATAAGTTAGGGGACGGAAGTACGGTTGGTATAGCTCTGGTTTTATATTATTTATTTCATATACCTACAAGCGTCAGTACGTTTATCGTTAATCTTATTTTTATTGCTTTAGCTTATAAATTTTTAACGAAAAAGACGATTCTTTATACTGTACTAGGTACTATTATGACCTCTGTTTTCCTTAGTATTGTAAGCTTTATTCCATTTGCAGTTCATGACATGATTTTAGGTATTGTGTTTGGTGCGGTATTAATGGGGACAGGATTAGCGCTGATTTTTATTGCTGAAGGATCTACTGGCGGAACTACTCTTTTAGCCTATTTATTAAATTATACAAAAGGCTATAACATTTCAAAAAGCATGTTCTATATGGACAGTGTCATTATATTAGCTTCTGTATTCGCTATCGGTATCAATAACACACTTTATACGTTTATATTTGTTTATTTGTCCGCTAAAATAGTTGATTTAGTAATTGAGGGCTTCCACAATAAAAAAGCAATGACTATTATGTCTGATAAATATGAAGAAATTGCTCAGGTCATTACTAGTGAATTTGGGAATGCCGCAACCATTTTTTATGGATATGGATACTATGTTAATAAAGATAAACGAATTATCTATGTTGTAATTAAAAAGAATGAACTGCTAAAAATCAAAAAGAATGTACAAAAAATCGACCCTGCTTCCTTTATTGTTATCCATGAGGTAAAAGAAGTGGTAGGAGGAAAATTCGGCTTTGCAGGTTATCCTTCTATTAATAAAGGGAGATAA
- a CDS encoding ABC transporter permease yields MENKLTRNLYMLPYVLWIALFVIAPIVLVLYYSFIDIEGNFSFTNYQNFFTPVYLQMALSSLWYALLITLISLVIAYPTAYLLTQTKHKQLWLLLIIVPSWINLLLKAYAFLGIFGTYGVTNSFLELIGVGSKQLLFTDFSFVFVSVYIFIPFMILPIFNSINELNPTLLDAANDLGASKWTTFRRVIFPLTIDGVKSGCQLVFIPALSLFMLTRLIAGNRVITLGTAIEQHFLVTQDWGMGSTIAVFLIFFMFLMMSVTGNGKRGV; encoded by the coding sequence ATGGAAAATAAGCTGACCCGGAATTTATATATGCTGCCTTATGTGCTTTGGATTGCACTATTTGTAATCGCGCCAATTGTCCTTGTTCTCTATTATTCCTTCATCGATATTGAAGGAAATTTTTCGTTTACCAATTACCAAAACTTTTTTACTCCTGTGTACCTTCAAATGGCGCTCAGTTCACTTTGGTATGCACTTTTGATCACGTTGATTTCGCTTGTTATTGCTTACCCGACTGCATATTTGCTCACACAGACAAAGCATAAGCAGCTTTGGCTTCTACTAATCATTGTCCCTTCTTGGATCAATTTACTGTTAAAAGCCTATGCGTTTCTCGGTATTTTCGGAACGTATGGTGTGACAAACAGCTTTTTGGAATTGATCGGGGTTGGATCCAAGCAGCTATTATTCACTGATTTCAGCTTCGTGTTTGTGTCGGTTTATATCTTTATCCCGTTCATGATTCTGCCGATTTTTAATTCAATCAATGAACTCAACCCGACGCTTTTGGACGCCGCCAATGATTTAGGAGCTTCCAAATGGACAACCTTCCGACGTGTCATCTTTCCGCTCACGATAGACGGCGTGAAATCCGGCTGCCAGCTTGTCTTCATTCCGGCACTATCCTTGTTTATGCTAACGAGATTGATCGCCGGAAACCGTGTCATTACACTTGGAACTGCGATTGAACAGCATTTTCTTGTGACGCAGGACTGGGGGATGGGTTCTACCATTGCGGTCTTTTTAATCTTTTTTATGTTTCTGATGATGTCTGTTACAGGCAACGGAAAGCGAGGTGTGTAA
- a CDS encoding ABC transporter ATP-binding protein encodes MKNDAIIQFKNVTKQFDNDPAVLNHVSFEIERGKFYTLLGPSGCGKTTILRLIAGFTEATGGEIYFNGKKINNVPANKRQVNTVFQDYALFPHLNVFENVAFGLRIKKMSKTNIESKVREALSFVNLEGYETREIREMSGGQRQRVAIARAIVNEPEVILLDEPLSALDLKLRTEMQYELRELQQRLGITFIFVTHDQEEALAMSDEIFVLNKGKIEQSGSPTDIYDEPINRFVADFIGESNIVKGIMLDDYLVEFVGKRFECVDRGLDKNEPVEIVIRPEDLEITSLEHGKLQVRVDSQLFRGVHYEISSYDQDGNEWLVHSTKKATVGDQIGLFFDPEAIHVMRFGETEEEFDRRLEAYSAGDAHGK; translated from the coding sequence ATGAAGAACGATGCTATTATTCAATTTAAAAATGTGACAAAACAATTCGACAATGATCCAGCAGTTCTGAATCATGTAAGCTTTGAGATTGAGCGCGGGAAATTTTATACGCTCCTCGGCCCTTCCGGATGCGGGAAAACTACCATTCTAAGATTAATTGCCGGATTTACAGAGGCAACCGGGGGAGAGATTTATTTTAACGGAAAAAAAATCAACAACGTGCCTGCCAATAAACGGCAGGTGAATACAGTATTTCAGGATTATGCGCTTTTTCCTCATCTAAATGTATTTGAAAACGTGGCGTTCGGATTACGGATTAAAAAAATGAGCAAGACGAACATCGAATCGAAAGTAAGGGAAGCGCTCAGCTTCGTCAACCTGGAAGGCTATGAAACTCGGGAAATCAGAGAAATGTCAGGCGGCCAAAGACAGCGAGTTGCGATTGCCCGGGCGATTGTCAACGAGCCGGAGGTCATTCTTCTTGATGAGCCTTTGTCAGCACTCGATTTGAAGCTGCGTACAGAAATGCAGTATGAATTGCGAGAGCTGCAGCAGCGCCTGGGGATTACCTTTATCTTTGTCACCCACGACCAAGAGGAAGCGTTGGCAATGTCAGATGAGATATTTGTTTTGAATAAAGGGAAAATCGAGCAAAGCGGTTCGCCAACAGATATTTACGATGAGCCGATCAACCGATTTGTTGCTGATTTTATCGGGGAATCCAATATTGTCAAAGGGATCATGCTTGACGATTATCTCGTCGAATTCGTTGGAAAGCGGTTCGAATGCGTCGACCGCGGTTTGGACAAGAATGAGCCGGTAGAGATTGTGATCCGTCCGGAGGATTTGGAAATCACCTCTTTGGAACACGGGAAGCTTCAAGTGCGTGTCGATTCCCAGTTGTTTCGCGGTGTCCATTATGAAATCAGCAGCTACGACCAAGACGGCAATGAATGGCTCGTCCATTCCACGAAAAAAGCGACGGTTGGAGATCAAATCGGCCTCTTTTTTGATCCGGAAGCGATTCACGTCATGCGCTTTGGGGAAACAGAGGAAGAATTCGACCGCCGTTTAGAAGCGTATTCAGCAGGAGACGCTCATGGAAAATAA
- a CDS encoding MFS transporter, which translates to MKSTMTGSDSQAGIREWIGLAVLVLACLIVSIDVFVLVLALPYLSADLGVSSIEQLWIMDIYGFMLSGFLITMGTLGDRIGRRKLLLLGAAAFGLASILAAFSTSPEMLIAARALLGIAGATLAPSTLALISNMFNDPRQRGLAISIWMAGFMCGAAFGPLIGGVMLENLWWGSVFLLGIPAMILLLVLGPVLLPEYRDTNAGRLDLVSVILSLGAILPIVYGFKELAKNGLHPLNIFVIVAGLAVGVIFVRRQHALHDPLLDLRLFINRELSTAMGGQLFCTMLMGVIMVLVTQYLQLVEGLTPLRASLWMIPAVAAQMTSFLLSPLLARRIRPAYLIGAGLAVSVTGLFLLTQVDMSTGITTLVIGYALTNFGSGPLMTLSPDLIVGSAPPEKAGSAGAMSQTSSELGFALGLAALGSIGTSVYRNQIADGIPAGTPTESVHAASDTLVGAAKTAQNLPSEIGMQLLASAREAFASGMNTVATISAILLIGVAVFAVTLLRHIRPSGETQQEQVDSIPAPVTDTEN; encoded by the coding sequence ATGAAGAGCACCATGACTGGGAGTGACAGTCAAGCTGGCATACGGGAGTGGATCGGTCTGGCAGTGCTGGTTCTGGCTTGCTTGATCGTTTCTATCGATGTTTTCGTACTAGTCCTTGCACTGCCGTATTTGAGTGCGGACCTGGGTGTAAGTAGCATTGAACAGCTGTGGATTATGGACATCTACGGGTTTATGCTCTCCGGGTTCTTGATTACGATGGGTACTTTGGGCGATCGCATCGGCCGGCGTAAGCTGTTGTTGCTGGGGGCAGCGGCATTTGGTTTGGCTTCAATACTAGCGGCATTCTCCACGAGCCCCGAAATGCTGATCGCGGCCCGCGCTCTGCTTGGCATCGCTGGGGCTACGTTGGCTCCATCTACCCTGGCGCTGATCAGCAACATGTTTAACGATCCAAGGCAGCGGGGTCTGGCCATTAGTATATGGATGGCAGGCTTCATGTGCGGAGCAGCCTTTGGCCCGTTAATCGGGGGTGTAATGCTGGAAAACTTATGGTGGGGCTCTGTATTCCTGCTAGGCATACCTGCGATGATACTGCTGCTCGTGCTTGGTCCTGTGCTGCTGCCTGAATATCGTGACACGAATGCCGGACGTTTGGATCTAGTGAGTGTCATACTTTCGTTAGGAGCGATCCTGCCCATCGTCTATGGCTTTAAGGAACTGGCCAAGAACGGTTTGCATCCGCTGAATATCTTCGTCATCGTGGCCGGCTTGGCTGTTGGTGTGATATTTGTACGACGTCAACATGCTCTTCACGACCCGTTGCTTGATCTTCGACTGTTTATCAACCGCGAGTTAAGCACAGCGATGGGTGGGCAGCTGTTTTGCACCATGCTGATGGGGGTGATTATGGTGTTAGTCACTCAGTACCTCCAGCTTGTCGAGGGATTAACGCCATTGAGAGCGTCTTTGTGGATGATACCTGCTGTGGCAGCGCAAATGACTAGTTTCTTGCTATCACCTCTTCTCGCACGTCGAATCCGTCCGGCATATTTGATAGGAGCCGGATTGGCTGTCTCGGTGACTGGCCTCTTCTTGCTCACCCAGGTCGATATGAGCACCGGTATCACGACGTTGGTGATTGGTTACGCCCTCACGAACTTCGGTTCAGGGCCGCTAATGACCCTGTCACCCGATCTGATCGTCGGATCCGCTCCTCCCGAGAAAGCGGGATCTGCAGGAGCGATGTCTCAAACTAGTAGTGAGTTAGGCTTCGCCTTAGGACTTGCTGCACTAGGCAGCATTGGCACATCTGTGTATCGTAACCAGATTGCTGATGGCATTCCCGCAGGTACCCCAACCGAGTCAGTACATGCCGCCAGTGACACTCTTGTCGGAGCTGCAAAAACAGCTCAAAATTTGCCAAGTGAAATTGGTATGCAGCTCCTCGCCTCTGCTCGCGAGGCGTTCGCCAGTGGAATGAACACAGTTGCCACGATCAGCGCCATACTTTTGATCGGTGTTGCTGTATTTGCAGTTACCCTTCTCCGTCATATACGACCTAGCGGAGAGACACAGCAAGAACAGGTCGACAGTATTCCAGCCCCCGTAACCGACACCGAGAACTAG
- a CDS encoding cupin domain-containing protein, with translation MIKKVNLLSAFDQIHDYYQPISVASVNDSSMKLVKIKGEFLWHHHDDSDELFLVVKGQITIKLRDQDIVLKEGEMVVIPKGVEHMPLAEEEAYVALIEPYELLNTGNVQNERSVHHVKKV, from the coding sequence ATGATAAAGAAAGTAAATCTTTTATCTGCGTTTGATCAGATTCACGACTATTATCAGCCTATAAGTGTTGCTAGTGTAAATGATTCCTCAATGAAATTGGTTAAAATTAAAGGGGAATTTTTATGGCATCATCACGATGATTCCGATGAATTATTTTTAGTAGTGAAAGGTCAAATTACAATAAAGCTTCGGGATCAAGATATAGTTTTAAAAGAGGGGGAAATGGTAGTAATCCCTAAAGGTGTAGAACACATGCCTTTGGCAGAAGAAGAAGCATATGTAGCTTTAATCGAACCATACGAATTATTAAATACAGGAAACGTGCAAAACGAGCGATCTGTTCATCATGTGAAAAAGGTGTAA
- a CDS encoding SDR family NAD(P)-dependent oxidoreductase has translation MEANFNLNGKVALITGAGRGIGRTLAEGLANAGANVVLVARTLEELEQAAAEITNHSGKETLAMVCDVTDSDSVQETVNQAMNRFGQIDILINNAGTSVRETAFNISEDDWEKVMNVNFKSVFLMSKAVGKHMAEQKYGRIVNVASVASSLSLSSGTPYGPSKAGVVQLTRQLANEWAEQGITVNAISPWFFKTSLNEKSLENEEFRTLIEKRTPMRRLGQLEELIAPVIMFCSDGASYITGQNLFVDGGVTNYAF, from the coding sequence ATGGAAGCAAATTTCAATTTAAATGGAAAAGTAGCGTTGATCACAGGAGCTGGCAGAGGTATCGGAAGAACACTTGCAGAGGGGCTGGCTAATGCGGGGGCTAATGTCGTGTTAGTGGCGCGAACGTTAGAAGAATTAGAACAAGCAGCTGCGGAAATTACTAATCATTCAGGAAAGGAAACGCTGGCAATGGTTTGTGACGTAACAGACAGTGACTCAGTACAAGAGACAGTCAATCAAGCAATGAACCGTTTTGGCCAAATTGATATTTTAATAAACAATGCGGGGACGAGTGTAAGGGAAACGGCGTTCAATATATCGGAGGACGACTGGGAGAAAGTAATGAATGTCAATTTCAAGTCTGTATTTCTTATGTCAAAGGCAGTCGGTAAGCATATGGCAGAGCAAAAGTATGGAAGGATCGTCAATGTTGCCTCTGTGGCCTCTTCTCTTAGTCTTTCATCAGGAACCCCGTACGGACCAAGCAAAGCAGGCGTTGTGCAACTGACCAGGCAGCTGGCCAATGAGTGGGCAGAGCAAGGCATTACTGTAAATGCGATCAGCCCTTGGTTTTTCAAAACGTCTCTGAACGAAAAATCACTGGAAAACGAAGAGTTTCGGACGCTTATCGAGAAAAGGACTCCTATGAGAAGGTTGGGACAGCTGGAGGAACTTATTGCACCTGTTATTATGTTTTGTTCGGATGGTGCGAGTTATATCACTGGGCAAAACTTATTTGTTGATGGCGGCGTTACAAATTATGCGTTTTAG
- a CDS encoding cell wall hydrolase: protein MRLKVIIPVVVFTCLLFIAPNSIFAQEVLHKGNRGEEVYKLQEDLKKMGYFTDQPTGYYGSITDNAVRQLQLDTGLSQDGDVGSETQQKLDDIEMMAKVVQGEARGEPYEGKVAVAAVIINRVSESGFPNNTHDVIFQPNAFTAVNDGQYNLTPDSDSYHAVIDALKGSDPTFGSVYYYNPTIATNDWIFTRETEIKIGNHIFAK from the coding sequence TTGAGGTTAAAAGTAATAATTCCGGTTGTTGTTTTTACGTGTTTACTGTTTATTGCCCCCAATTCAATCTTTGCGCAAGAAGTTTTACATAAAGGAAATCGAGGAGAAGAAGTTTATAAATTGCAAGAGGATTTAAAAAAAATGGGTTACTTTACTGATCAGCCGACAGGGTATTATGGTTCTATTACAGATAATGCTGTTAGACAATTGCAGCTAGATACTGGATTATCACAAGATGGAGACGTTGGATCCGAAACACAGCAAAAATTAGATGATATAGAAATGATGGCAAAGGTTGTTCAGGGAGAAGCACGCGGTGAGCCGTATGAAGGAAAAGTTGCTGTAGCTGCTGTTATTATAAACCGAGTGTCAGAATCAGGTTTTCCTAATAATACTCACGATGTTATTTTTCAGCCAAATGCTTTTACAGCTGTAAATGATGGTCAATATAATTTGACTCCTGATAGCGATTCTTATCATGCAGTGATTGATGCTTTAAAAGGCTCGGACCCTACATTCGGTTCGGTTTATTATTATAATCCAACTATAGCAACTAATGATTGGATCTTCACTAGGGAAACAGAGATTAAAATAGGAAACCACATATTTGCAAAGTAA
- a CDS encoding SRPBCC family protein produces MSKRFVTHDTFVIERAYESPPAQVFSAWADPVAKAKWFTKSDEFDFRVGGRESSRGGPLDGPVYTFDAYYQEIVPDERIVYSYTMDLDETRISVSVTTVEFKPAEGGTQLIFTEQGAFLDGHDSPADREHGTKIMLDKLGEELQKEYSPRSKG; encoded by the coding sequence ATGAGCAAACGATTTGTAACGCATGATACTTTTGTGATTGAAAGGGCTTACGAATCCCCGCCTGCACAGGTGTTTTCGGCCTGGGCGGATCCTGTAGCCAAGGCCAAGTGGTTTACGAAGTCTGACGAGTTCGATTTTCGAGTCGGCGGGCGAGAGAGCAGTCGGGGTGGTCCTCTTGATGGACCTGTATACACTTTTGACGCCTATTATCAGGAGATCGTTCCTGACGAGCGCATTGTTTATTCCTATACCATGGATCTCGATGAAACTCGCATTTCCGTATCAGTGACAACAGTGGAGTTCAAGCCTGCTGAAGGCGGAACACAGCTGATTTTCACCGAACAGGGGGCATTCCTCGACGGCCATGATTCACCAGCCGACCGTGAGCACGGAACGAAGATTATGCTGGACAAGCTGGGAGAGGAGCTGCAAAAAGAGTACTCTCCTAGGAGCAAGGGATGA
- a CDS encoding ABC transporter substrate-binding protein, which translates to MNKLIRVFLTVILVSAVLLFAIARLNASQGFSGGNTLTIYNWGDYIDTELIDRFEKETGIKVIYETFDSNEAMMTKIQQGGTTYDIAVPSEYMIDKMRQEDLLIPLDHSKLPNLKNIDERFMNLPFDPGNQYSIPYFWGTVGIVYNPSMLNGTKITTWNDLWDSDLRNEILLIDGAREVIGMGLNSLGYSLNDTNKDHLEKAKEKLDTLTPNVKAIVGDENRMLLENKEAAIGLVWSGVASEIMAENEDLEYVVPKEGSNLWFDNMVIPKTAKNVDAAHQFINFMLDPKVAAQNTEYVSYSTPNKEALKYMPEEMVADERFYPPPELTEKLEVYENLGRKNLAYYNELFLKFKMHRK; encoded by the coding sequence ATGAATAAACTGATCCGTGTTTTTCTAACAGTTATCCTTGTGTCTGCGGTGCTTTTATTTGCAATAGCGAGATTGAACGCCTCGCAGGGCTTTTCAGGCGGCAACACGTTAACGATCTATAACTGGGGCGACTATATTGATACCGAGTTAATCGATCGCTTTGAAAAAGAGACAGGCATCAAGGTGATTTATGAAACGTTTGATTCCAATGAGGCGATGATGACAAAAATCCAACAGGGCGGCACGACGTATGATATTGCCGTCCCATCGGAATATATGATTGATAAGATGCGACAGGAGGACTTGCTCATCCCTCTCGATCATTCGAAGCTTCCGAATTTAAAGAATATTGACGAGCGATTTATGAATCTCCCGTTTGATCCCGGCAATCAGTACTCTATCCCTTATTTCTGGGGAACCGTCGGCATTGTCTATAACCCAAGCATGCTGAACGGCACGAAAATTACGACCTGGAACGACCTGTGGGATTCTGATCTAAGAAATGAAATCCTTTTGATCGACGGCGCGAGAGAAGTCATCGGAATGGGACTGAACAGCTTAGGTTATTCGCTTAACGATACAAACAAGGACCATTTGGAGAAAGCGAAGGAAAAGCTGGACACGCTAACCCCAAATGTAAAAGCCATTGTCGGAGACGAAAACCGGATGCTTCTTGAAAATAAAGAAGCGGCGATTGGCCTCGTATGGTCAGGTGTAGCATCAGAAATCATGGCTGAAAATGAAGATTTGGAGTATGTCGTTCCAAAGGAAGGCTCCAACCTGTGGTTCGATAATATGGTCATCCCAAAAACGGCAAAAAACGTGGATGCGGCCCATCAATTTATTAACTTCATGCTCGATCCGAAGGTTGCAGCGCAAAATACAGAATACGTCAGCTATTCGACACCAAACAAAGAGGCTCTTAAATACATGCCGGAAGAAATGGTCGCTGATGAAAGATTCTATCCCCCGCCGGAGCTAACGGAGAAGCTGGAGGTATATGAGAACCTCGGGCGAAAAAATCTGGCTTATTATAATGAGTTATTTTTGAAATTTAAAATGCATCGGAAGTAG
- a CDS encoding ABC transporter permease encodes MDKKISPLSKVFLVGVFFILYAPIFFLVIYSFNSGGTMYNFEGFTLDWYKELFSDTRLLIIVLNTAVIALLSALISTIIGVIGALEIRSFKRRQTKNTWLSLNNVLIVSPDVIIGASFLILFTMAGIQLGFYSVLLSHIAFSVPIVVLMVLPKLSEMSPTLIDAALDLGASRLDVLTKVILPYITPGIFAGFFMALTYSLDDFAVTFFVTGNGFTTLSVEIYSLARRGISLNINALSTLLFLFTILLVIVYYFITQRNKPSGMGVRK; translated from the coding sequence GTGGATAAAAAAATATCTCCATTATCTAAAGTATTTTTGGTTGGGGTCTTTTTCATCCTCTATGCACCGATTTTTTTCCTAGTTATTTACTCGTTTAACAGCGGGGGGACGATGTACAATTTCGAAGGCTTCACCTTGGATTGGTACAAAGAATTGTTTAGCGATACAAGGCTCCTCATTATTGTTTTAAATACTGCGGTGATTGCTTTATTATCGGCGCTCATTTCGACCATCATCGGTGTGATCGGTGCTTTGGAGATTCGCTCGTTTAAACGGAGGCAAACGAAAAATACGTGGTTATCGTTAAATAATGTGCTGATTGTCAGTCCCGACGTGATTATCGGAGCATCCTTTCTAATCTTGTTCACGATGGCCGGAATACAGCTTGGTTTTTATTCGGTGCTCCTGTCCCATATCGCTTTTAGCGTTCCGATCGTTGTCCTGATGGTACTGCCGAAATTATCGGAGATGAGCCCGACGTTAATTGACGCGGCTCTGGATCTTGGGGCGAGCCGGCTGGATGTGCTGACAAAGGTGATTTTACCGTATATTACACCCGGAATTTTCGCCGGTTTCTTTATGGCGTTAACGTACTCACTCGATGATTTCGCCGTTACCTTCTTTGTGACTGGAAACGGGTTTACCACACTTTCCGTTGAAATTTATTCGTTGGCGCGCCGCGGAATCTCATTGAATATTAACGCTTTATCGACCTTGCTTTTCCTATTCACGATCCTGCTTGTCATCGTCTACTACTTTATTACACAGCGCAACAAGCCGAGTGGAATGGGGGTTAGAAAATGA
- a CDS encoding MerR family transcriptional regulator: MVIESKKYWKVGELAKLTGLTIRTLRYYDQIGLFSPSVYSDSGYRLYDESDISRLQQILTLKDLGLSLEEIKSILSDDNYNPFDVVSLQIARLKENIRIQQKLLKELQNVSSLMQNHEPPTVEDFTNLLGMMKKSHERYFAERKMNMEYQFDRLGNFLAKHPNEPN; this comes from the coding sequence ATGGTCATCGAAAGTAAAAAGTATTGGAAAGTAGGAGAACTTGCAAAGCTAACAGGATTAACAATTCGAACTTTACGATATTATGATCAAATTGGCTTGTTTTCACCGTCCGTCTATTCTGATTCTGGATACAGACTGTATGACGAATCTGACATATCGCGATTGCAGCAAATTTTAACCTTAAAGGATTTGGGCTTATCGCTGGAGGAAATTAAATCTATTTTATCTGATGACAATTACAATCCATTCGACGTCGTATCACTTCAAATAGCCCGTCTAAAGGAAAATATCAGAATTCAACAAAAACTTTTAAAGGAATTACAGAATGTATCTAGCCTTATGCAAAATCATGAACCACCGACTGTTGAGGATTTTACAAATCTATTAGGAATGATGAAGAAGAGTCACGAGAGATATTTTGCCGAAAGGAAAATGAACATGGAATACCAATTCGACAGGCTCGGCAATTTTCTTGCCAAGCATCCGAATGAACCAAACTAA